In Phaseolus vulgaris cultivar G19833 chromosome 3, P. vulgaris v2.0, whole genome shotgun sequence, the sequence GCTAAATCAAGAAGAAATTCTAATTGTGCCAAACAGCAATATCTCTAACTTTATCTTCAAGCACATATCCTGGTTAAAATTCCCTCTCTTTCTAAAGGAACTATCATAATGCTTATGCTCAGTGTCTCTACTGTCCCTGCTACTGACTCAATCTTTGAGAAAACTGTGATTTTGTTAATCATGTAATCCAAATAACACTAAATTGTGACATAATAAATTTCTTCAAATGGGATCCTAATAAGAAATGAACGCAAACTGTAATAATGTGCTAGTATTTTACATTGAATCAACATGCAGAAGAGTCATAATTGGACATCATGATCATAAAAAAGTGATACTTAAAAcagtaaattttaaaaatgtaaataaaaaaataaggtcAACAACTGACAAAATCCCAAATATAAAGGACAACTTTCAGGTTGTCCAAAGACTAATCCAAATATGAATTTCCAAAAACAATGAACCgttcataaaaatataaatataaatagtcCTTGAACAAGAGGAACACCACCATTACAGATTGGATAGCTCAAGGAAATATAATGAGTGACTAAGCAGCTCTCTAATTTCACTGAAGTAACGAGGTCAATTTAAAAGACACGTGCCAGCAAATGTGCCATCATTTAGTCAATCAAATTTTCAGTACTGACACATTAATAAGAGTTAAATGCAACATTTAAACAACGATAAATAACTAATAATGATATAATCACAACTAAAATGTAGAAAATCTTGAATACAAAGATGTCAATTTAACTTCCACAAGAACATGGATAACAATCATCAAATCCTAAATATAATGACAGTACTCCAAACATTAGTTTGATAATCAACTAtacaaatttcaaatatttttaaaatatcaacaaTCTTTAAACAAGAATAACATTGACAGAATAATTTGGAATACCCAAGAGGAGTCTTGTTAATTACACAAACATATTCATCATACTCACAATCAACATGTGAATACATGTTATCACCTTTTTCTTTCGTACAATAATATCTGGGGTCTTGGTCAAGTCTATTCAACCTTACGTTATTTCTATTTAGTCACTTGTATTGATGACTTTTCTCATATAACCAAATACTTTTAGTGAGAAATAACTTTAATGTTTTCTCCATCTTACAAGGTTTCTCGAATGAGGATCACAAATAATTTAGTACTACGATTAAAAATTTTGTACATTActaatgcatatatatatatatatatatatatcccaaTTCCAGTATTCTCTAACCTTGTTGGGAATTTTTCACGAAATGCCATTGCCCACACATAACAATAGAATGATGTCAAATGGAAAATTTGTCACTTAGCTGAAATAGATTGTACCTTCCTCTTTCATTATAATCTTTCTCTTCGCTTCCGGAGTGTTACACAAAAATGTTATCTTATCAACCCATGTCTTGcttgttcttatttttttttataaactcaTATTAGGCATCACAATGAAATctgacatctcagttaggctgaCACCCTAGATTTCAACTATCATATGCCATCACATGAAAGATAacataaaacagaaaaaaaagacACAAACAAACATAGGGGGACTAGGCCAAAACCTAtgctgaaaaacaaaaaaaaaatcacaaaagcTATACAAAGCGAAACATAGGGAGTTTAAACCTGTTAAGAAAGAAGTCTAATTGTTTTTAACAGTGAGGTGTTTTACtcctttatacattattttctcTATGTAATTGGTTGCACTTGCTTTGTCCATGATCTCATTCTATGTAAAGACAAACTCTCCACCAAGTCTTTCAATCCTTGTTACTCTCACATTCAAAAAGGTTATCATTACTTTCACTAGTTGTTCTAGTCATTGTTCTAACTCCAATAATTGCCTGTACTCCACCTCCACTAACCTTCATTGACGGTTGCATCTACTAATCCTCAAACATAATATCCTGTTCCAAACGTCCATTTGCCTATGTTTCCTGCATCAAACCTTCTTATTGCTTTGAAAAACAGTATTTGATCCTCTTGAAACGTTAACCCTTTATGTGCTTTTACTCTTAATTATGATTGTTTATATCCATCCTATTTCTCCTTTATCCCTTCTTTCGATTCTACAATTATTCCTAACTCTACAAGTGAAACCATTGGTAATCCCTACACACAACAGTTGATGTTGGAGGAAATTGATGTTTTACACACCAATAAAACTTATGAACTTTGTCCCTTTACTCCCTAACAGGTCCATTTCAGATTTTCACTAGTTTATACAGTGAAGATTGGTCTCAATGGAAACATTATTAAAGCTCACTTGGTGGCTAAAAGATGCACTCATATTTTTGGTCTTGACAATGGGTACATCGTCAAAATCacctttgttcttcttctttatgcAATGGAAATCATTCTCCCTTGCACTTTTTCCATTTGGAAATTCAAAATGTCTTGCATTGAGAGTTTCAAGAATAGGTTCATATGAATCATCTACAAGGTTTTACACTTTTAGGCAACCCTTGCCTTGTTTATTAACTTTGTTTGTTGTACTCTATATGGTTGAATTCGTCTCCTTGTGCTTGGTATGACTGCTTTAGCTTTGCCTTGCTTCAAGTTGGCATGATTTGTTGAGGCCAATCACTTAATGTTTTCCCTACAGACCCATTTGGTGGACTTTGTTGATGAGGTCGTGTTAAGGATACTCTGGCCAAGGTTGAGTCAAAGATATTTTAGCAAGGCCTAAGTTATAAATACTCTAGTTGAGGCCAAGCTAAAGATATTTTGGCCAAAGATGAGATAATACTGAGTTAAAGGTACTCTAACAAATTTTGGAAGCATGTCCTTATAAGTGTGCTATTAATCACAGTTtcaattaaaatgttaaaataaaacaaaccaAGGGCTGCCTCTGACAAAACTGACTTTTCACCTGGTTTACATGTTGAACACCAATACCTCATAATATGCTTCCAACTTTACTGTAGATACCATCACCTATTTTATTCACCAAAGCAGATCAAAATGGGAAACAGATTTATAATTCTAAgtcaaaatagaaaatcaaacTTTAGGCCTTTATCCCACTTAGGTGCTCTCCTTCCTACTGCTTGAATCACCAAACCAATGGGTtctatcaaaacaaaaaattatcaCGACTTCCCCATACCCTGGTTAAATTTTCCTTTCAGAAACTTTCATGGGAAATAGCAGACACATTCAAcctatattatttattgtttccCGGTATAGGCATCATGGACAATATtctaaaacaaattttgaatatCAGGGAGAACAGCAGGTGAAAAAGGTAGTATGCATAAATGAATATGAATAAACTAAATTTTTACACGGAGTGAATATTCagcaatatgaaaaaaaaaaaatccactaAAACAAAGTTAACACCTGCCATCAATTACCgcactttttcttttcaattaattaaaagaTTGGTATCATTTAAGTGCTTCATAACTCAATTAATACATACCGACAGGTCAGACACTGAAGTCAATAAAACACACTGAACATTTCAAGTTTACAAAACACtgaaaagaatcaagaaaataaaatttgagaagAGAAAACAATTGCTTTGCTAGAATTAACTTCCACTATTGTAGTTTAAATTGAGTGCATGAAACTAATTTCAATATAAAGAGAGCGATCTTATGTAATAATTACAAGGGATGAGAACAGACAAACTAACCAAGTCAGAAACAAGGACCTAAACTTGGAAGCAAATGTTCTTGGGATACATTGTCaggaaaaattataatatacacaGTCCTGCCAAAAGCCTCCACAAgttttcaaaactttctttAGGGGGAGTTGTGCGTATGTCCTACACAAGTGAATCTAACTTCAAACCACAATGTGTAACCTCGATAGTTGATCCACCAGCATCGGCACTGAAAGGTAGAATGACAATCATAATTCAGTATGACAACCTAGAACTacgaaataatatttttcttcagAATAAAAACTGACCAAAAACTTAGAAAAAGCATAGTATATATACAACCACctaattttttataatgaaaGAAACTGATTCCATGCATAGGCAGCAAAGATCattaatttaaagtaattttccTCTTGACGTAAACAATTAAGTTATGTAAACATTTCAAACAAGGCACAAATATGAATACAATAGACAATACTTACCCATCAATTGTACAGatgaattttacaatatttctatCAGCATCAGGTAGGCCTCCAAAAATTAAGTGCAGGAATATCTGGTGTACAGGATAACATCTGAGGAACACCATGTCCTGAAGAAGGAATTAATGATCTTGACGCATAAATGTAATTTATTAAGAAGTGGAAGCTCAAAGCCAGAAACCAAGAGCCAGGAAACAGTGATGAAATGCAAAATAACAAAAGATACCTGTCATCGGATGAGCAGGTATGTTGCTAGGATTTGGATGCTGAAAACCTACATTGTTTATTGGTGGTCTTTCTAGTGGTGGCCGAAAAAAACCTATCATTATCACCATTAAAACAGAATTTATAACATTAAACTGTACTCACAGcacaaaaatactaaaaaaatagatGAATGCAAGTCTTCATGAAAAGCTAAAGCTAATGACAAACATTCAGGAATAAGAAATACAAACAAACTAAACAGCACAAaacatcaataatattttactttgataatCAGTTGGATTCAGTAAGCTGAATATACCTTCCTGGCCAAAGGGAGGACCACCAGGACATGAAGGATTTCTCCCCATCCATAGACCCTGCTGATTGTTTGTTATAAATTCACTTGATGGCATCCTCCATTGCTCATTAGCACCAAATTGTCTCTGCCCATCTGGAACTGATGGCAATGAGAAGGGGGGATGGAAAGAATGTGGAAGGTGCTGTGGAATTGTAGGCTTTGGATATGAATATTGATTGGATGAATTTTGGGGTAGGGCAGGATGCATATGTCTTGGAGCAAATGGTGGGTTAGCCGGCTGAAATTGCATATTAGGTTGAGGGCCTTGAGAATTTAGATACATATCATTTTGTCCATATTCTAACTGCCTTGGAGGGTTAAAACCAGAAGGTTCTTGAGAGTTGCAGCCTGCCATTGCAGGAAAGCAAGCAGATGGCTGTTGCAATATTTCACTTTTGACAACTGAACTATTGTGACTTCCAGTTAAAGAATTTCCAGCCAGTTGAACTATTTGGTTGCCCTGTAGGGAGGATGACTCGATTTGTCAAAACCATCAAAGCAAACAAATCCAAAACAAACCAGTGATATTTGAAAGCCAAAACATCTTACATTGGTTGAGCCACTAAAATCATGAGGTACACTATGCTGACACCCTGACAATGGTGATGACTGTTGCGATGATTGAGGTGGCACTGTTGTCTGGGAGAAAAGCGGAGGCTGACCAGGCCCAGATGTTTGAGAAATCAGTGAAGGTGGAGGGCTTGGGGGTGGCAAAGGAGGAGGTGAAGAAGGCAAAGGTGGGGGAGAAGGGGGTGAATCTAATGGCAAAGGAGGAGAACCCTCAAGAATATCAGGTATCTCTGCAGAAATGTTCGAAGCTGGATCCAAAATCATCTCTGAGCCCTGAAGTTGAGAATTCTTTTCAGAAGGACTGTTCAGCAATAAAGGTCTTTCCTCCTTAAGGTGACCTGAAACATCTTCCATTTCCAGCTCACCATCCACATCCTCCAAGACACAATGTCGCTTGTCACTTGGGGTGACAGTAGAAGTTTCTGAATCCACAATAATGCGAGTGGCATCTGCTGGAGATGCATTACTAGGAAAATCATtgtcttcatcttcttcaaacaCACAAGAAGATAAAAAGCCAGGCAGCTGAAATGTATTACTGGTACACATCCAGATATATAAAAAGAATTAGAATTAGAAAGCTTTATCAATAGAGTAGAAAACAACCAAGACAGTTGTATTTCATAAAACGAAGTAAATCTTAATATCATTAATAGCATGTTGAGTGATATAAAATAGGAAAatgcaaatagaaaaaaaatatgttctatTAAGTAGACTTGTGCGTGTGACTATATATTTAAGAGTGGTTTGATATTGATCCTATAGCGAGTGAAATGATCAGCCCAACAAATTCTAGCTATGATAGGCTCTaaatgactctaataccatattaagaagtgaactttaaacctaatttaACCTTACAAAATCTCACATTATGAGCTAATTTTGTAAggttaagttagacttaaacCTCACCCATaaaactctgataccatattaagaagtggactttaagcctaattcaacttTACAAAACCGGTTCGTAAAGTGAGGTTTtgtactcacttatatactataaactGGCCTTATTTATAGTCGATATGAGATCTCTAACATGTTCCATGTACAATTTCTTGTTTCCTATAACGGTAATTAGAGTGGTGTgtgaatataaataaaaagaggaTGTTAGTTGATTATTTGGGCAGCTATTGTTAGTTGGGATTTTATAATGGTAAGCTGCAGGATAGCCGCCAATAACTAAAGCAGGCTGCTGTACATTTTAGACACTGAAGTGATAATGAAGTGCAGATCACAGTTTCTTGGATCTGTTATTCTTCTCTCTCCCCCCCTTTTGTATTCTACTTAGCACCTAAATAATTCCTATATCAGTGGAGTCTAGAGTTTGTTGGCCACTGCACTAGACCAGAATCTTTCCACTACATTTTGACAATCACCGCTTAACTCAAGAATATACAGTTAGTTTTCAGTCAAAGTAGGTCAGAAAAGAAAATCCTGCAGGATTGctttttcaaaacaattttgacAAATGcaattagaaaccaatttaaatTCATACAAATTAATGAAACTATTTTCAACCCACTTCTTCCTTTTGATTACAAACTATATTGTAAAGCTCATTGATATGCCATAATTCCAAATGGATATATTCCATTTTTTGCTGTATCTGTTTTCTTTCTTTACGAGAGACTAATAGTCTAGAAATAACAAAAGACTATTAGAAAGAAAACATTACATAAGAATGAGATCAGACACAAAAATGAGCTTCCAACCTAATAACAAcaatgaaacaaaaaaattcaCACCTTCCATACTCATCAACAAACATGTCCTCCAATTCTCTAATTGGGTCATCCAGAGACCGTTCGGCTCGAGAAGGACGCCTAAAAGAACAACTAACTGTCATATCATCCATGTAACGACGAAGAACAGATTCAGGAAAAATTTTCCTCTCAAGCCACAGCCTTAAAACCTGCATTCCACACACACACAtgtaaaaacaaacaaattaatatcCCTCAGGCACACAGTATACCCACTTACAAAAACTGGCACAAAAACACTCCTATAGAAAACTACCTTTGATTATATCCTATTAAAGAAAGTTGTAATCAACTAATAGATAATCCTACAAAATATCCTCTCTTAATTCTACAGATGATAAGAAATCAGATTGGGAGATTCAATCTACACTGTAGCTTACTTTGGTGATATTTTGAAACAGGTGTTCTCAATGATTGTTGATATAGGATCATCAAGGGGATCAGAGTTAGTTCACAGCAAGTTATTGTGTCTAACCCCAGTATGTCTATGACACAATTCTCTTTTGAGAACAATTGAGGTAGGTATGTGAACATTCTTTTATTCTCTCTTATCACCGAAAGTAGTCCAGAGTCTCAAGTGCTACAATTTGATTTGTGTACACAAATGAGGACAATAATGTCCCTTCCCTTCTTTATTGCTTTCGCTGCACGCAAAAAATTGTGGTGCCTTCCCACTTATTAGAAAATGTTGGTGGTGATCCTCAGAGTCATTTCTTCTAAAGATCCAATGACATAACAAGCTCTATGCATCTAGATAATGGTCTTCCTAAAGCCAAGGGCAAAGGATGCTATTTTTGTAGTGGTTGATTGATTCTCTAACTATTATTCtctattaaattcaattttctcACTGTTTTGACACCAGTTCTATCACATTATTTCAACTTATTGAGCTTACCAAACACTAGGTAGTGTTTGGTACAGTCATTTTAGGCTTCTTTTTTCCTTAGAAGGAGAAGCTAGACAAACAAAAAGGGCATCCAAAATAGtagtttttaatgaaaataataaagataaataagCTTTAAAAAAAGTAGTGAATTTTAGGAACTTTTGCCATCTCCTTCCCTCATAATTCCAAATTTTCAGGTCTACAATTGCACTACACGGAAATTTTTGACTAAAAAGTAACTTCCAAgcttaaaaagtataaaaacaCCAAACAACTTCAACATTAAACCCTAAagctattatttttaaatttaactttaaaGTAGTTTATAAGAGATAAAAAAAGTCTGGCAAAGTAATAGTATTTATGGCTTCTATCTAGAGCATTCAGTCTGCTTCAATGCTGATAAATAAAGTGTGGAAGTTGCATTATTGGTTTTATTGCTCTGTTTTGGAGTATAATTATATTCCTCTTTATACTGCCATTTTTTCCTCTCAAACAAAATTTCTGTTTACCAAAGGAAAGAGCTTACCTTGAGACATTGGCGACGATTTTCAGAAGCACTAGCCCCAGGGGGAGCAGCAGCACTAAGAAGACGTGGCAACCCTCCTTGAACTGTTGGGATGTATGAGGCTCCTGCAATGCCTGAAAGTATATTTACGATTACAGTTCATGTTGTCATTAAAGCCACTACCTGAGACTTGCAAATTTGTAGCTAATAGAGAAAAGAGTGAGATACAGACACATCATAACAAATGCAACTAACAGTGTACTATGTGGTACATACTCCCACCTTTTTGATTATGTGAGCACTGGGTGATGGAATCAACAAGAAAAAACAAATCCACTTTACGATGAAAACTAgtttcattttccagctttcGGATAAGAAGTTGAACAACCTGAACATAAACTTCAAAGTAAGTCCATTACAAGCAAAATAACAATCAAATTGATGTTACAATCGGCACTTCAATTTGCTTCACATGTCTATTTTGATATGTATTTGATACCAATACTTTTGGATACTTCACCAATACATACATTGAAGTATCCAAGCctacaaaataatttatgaaaataaaaaactacaCGAGACATATAAACATGTATAATAGAAACATGAACGCACTGTCTATTGTATTGATAAACCAATAATGAAGATTGTTCTCATTATAGATGATTTCAAGAAAGAATGAGATTCATagtgttattatatttttaaataataggaAATAACTTAAGACAATGTATTACATTTTTTGTCATATGATTGTTCTTAATTTAGATTTGTAGAATTGCAATCATGTAtctattattatgttttataaatttCCATACATACCTAGATATATCTTAAACTTATTGCatcttatatattttaagaatattGAATCATCATTTAAGATGCATACTATATCCAATATGCATATTGTATCTGCGCATCATAGGTAAAAAGTAATTGTACGAGCCTAACATTATTAAAGAACATATATTCACATCACAAACTCTTAAAATGTACAAAAAACAGCATTGCCATGTTCTACAAGTACAAAATTGAACACAGATACACACAAGCAAGCAAACTAActagtttattttaaatatatatacatgatAATACAATGTTCAAAAATGcttcattttaaaaacttaagGGTTAGCTTTCAACAAGAGCCGAGCTTACCGATTCACCTATGTGACAATACGGACTTATGGTATACCAACTGATAAAAAAGCATTCCAAGAGAGCTAGCAATAACTAATGCTGAGACTAAAAGCACACTAAAAGCAATTTTATACTCATACTTGATATGGAAGATACGGAATAAAGTTTTTAGTTGTTATCTGATTTATTGTTTTAGAAATAGAAATGACATGAAAAAACATACCTCATTGGCAATGCCATACTTCGCACAATCAATGGCTAAACGTGTTGCACGCCCAATACTTTCCTTGGTCCTAGACAAAGTCTCTATCATTCCTTCAAAGGCATCACGAGCAATAGCGGCATCAGTACCACCACTCAGAGAGCCCCTTACATCCTTTTGCACTGGACTAACTATTTTCTCCTCGTTTTCTTCAGCATCAGGTTGATTTTGAGAAATGGATTGATACCCACTAGTTGATGGAGAAGCCAATGTTGGGTGTTCAAGAACTCCCTGCCAATCGGCCTGGTCAATATTATTTGCGACAGACAGAAATGGTTGAATGGTAGAGGGGCTAGGTGTTCCCCCTTGAGTATAGTAAATGGAAAGAGGATGGCATTGAGCCTGAGCTACTTGTTTCCGTTTTGCCTGTGCAGCAGCAATAAGATTCTTCATAGTCTTATCTGGAGTCCTAGAAACAGTGTACAGactatttttttcttccatgCCCACCTCAATTctgtaataatataaataaagaagtggaaatgaaaagaaaatccaaagaataaaatacagaaataaaagaaaattaaaaaaatatgtaccTATCGACATGAAAAgcatcaaattcttttaaattttctgtTGTAACAGGAACTTCAACTGCCTGTAGCAATGTCTTTGGAGTAGTTTTAGAAGTTTCTGCTGAAGATGCAGGCTTCTTTTTATGAGTAGTGACCTGACTTGGTGAAGAGCTGATGCTATTTAAATTCTTTGAAGACCTGTTATCAACCTTCTTTTGAGTAGAATTAGTGGAAACATGAAGCACACGTTTGGAAGATTTATGTTGCTCAGCATTTGACTTTGATGTATGAAGAGAATGAGGTGAATTTACAGGAGAGATGGAGCTCAATTTATCCACCACCTTGGGAGGCAGTTGCTCTGAACCTAATCTCCCAGGACTGTGAGGTAATTGAACAGGAATAACTTCATCAGTCTCTTTTTGAGGATGCCCAGCTAACAAACTGtcattatgtaattcagaagtGGATTCTTTAAAATGGATATCCTCATGTGCACTAGGTTTTTTGGTAGCCAGCTGAGCAACATCAGTGTTCTCTAGCAATGTATCACTGCTCTTCATACCCTCTGAAACAAAAGGTGATTTAATATCTTTAGCAGCTATGCCGTGAACAGGAGTTTTGggttcatcatcttcatcatcatcaaaaaCACAAACAGCTCTCCGTCTCCTCTTCACTTGCTTAATTGTAAGATTATTTGTGTCACCTTTCAATCTAAGAGAACTCATTTCTGTATGTCCACCAGATGCAATGCTAGCAGAATCAGGCATAGCTTGCTGGACTTGGGTATGATGTTTTGTCTCAGGCAGCAATTCACCAGCAGAATAATCAGAACCTACAATGTTGATCTGACCCCTTGATGGCAAACCTTTTTCTGTTTTCAAACGTGATGTAGACCTTTTGAACTCTGTTTGTTTGAATTCTTTGTCATCAACAACAGGAGAGCTAGGAAAAACACTATTCCCATCTTCCAAGTGAGATTTTGAAGTTTTGTTGTCTTTGTTATCCATACACTTCAGCTTCTTGGTAGCATGTGAGCTTTCATTTGTTCCCAAATTACGTTTTCCATGAACTTGGGTTTTGTTTTgcttaaaagatttttttctcTCAGCCTCTAAACATACAAAGCTCTCTTGTAACTCATTTTTAACCTTAAGACTTGTTTTAACTTTCAGcaagttattatttttacttcCACTGTTAATATCAGAGTCTGATTTAACAGAAAATGAATTTTTccccttttttttatctttcaatttcTCTCCAGACCTAGAATGACCACCATAACCTGCACAACTTTCATCCTTCAAATATGCTCTACTAACTTCACCACTTCTTTTTCTATCATCTGCAATTTTGCTTCTCCTTGAGCCACTAACAATCTTTCTTGAGTTGTTCCCATTTGTAGAAACACTCTGTACATAATCAGCTTGCTTTAAGTCATTAACATTGCACACATCCTCAATATCAGACACTTCAACTTTAAGACATGGTCGTTCATCAAGGTCAGATTTGCTACCATGCTTAGTTAGTTCTTCACCAATTGATGGTTTAGTTTCAAGCACAGGGGACAACGCTGGAGAAGCACTGTCAATTGGACGACCAGACAAAGAAGGTTTTGCACCTTGGCTACCACTTACTTCACATCTCTGTGTACATTGCTCCAAATTTGAGCCAGCATCTCCCACATATGTGTTAGTTTTTTCTACGTTTAGTACCACAGCATCAGTGGCATCCTTTAGGGGAGCCACTACCCCAACAACAGGAGTTCCTGAACCAATATGTGAATCATCAGTGTCCTCTTTCAAACCACTAGCTTTCTGTTTCTCCAACTCCTCAAATGCTGCACAGATCTCCTTAACAGCTTTGGCGAAGAATTTTGCCTTTCCTTGACACCGAGCAGACAACTTAGTTTTAGTCTCAGT encodes:
- the LOC137806016 gene encoding ENHANCER OF AG-4 protein 2-like produces the protein MPPPRRRGANKAKANGHLRLGDLVLAKVKGFPYWPAMISRPEDWEKPPDPKKYFVQFFGTKEIAFVAPADIQAFTTETKTKLSARCQGKAKFFAKAVKEICAAFEELEKQKASGLKEDTDDSHIGSGTPVVGVVAPLKDATDAVVLNVEKTNTYVGDAGSNLEQCTQRCEVSGSQGAKPSLSGRPIDSASPALSPVLETKPSIGEELTKHGSKSDLDERPCLKVEVSDIEDVCNVNDLKQADYVQSVSTNGNNSRKIVSGSRRSKIADDRKRSGEVSRAYLKDESCAGYGGHSRSGEKLKDKKKGKNSFSVKSDSDINSGSKNNNLLKVKTSLKVKNELQESFVCLEAERKKSFKQNKTQVHGKRNLGTNESSHATKKLKCMDNKDNKTSKSHLEDGNSVFPSSPVVDDKEFKQTEFKRSTSRLKTEKGLPSRGQINIVGSDYSAGELLPETKHHTQVQQAMPDSASIASGGHTEMSSLRLKGDTNNLTIKQVKRRRRAVCVFDDDEDDEPKTPVHGIAAKDIKSPFVSEGMKSSDTLLENTDVAQLATKKPSAHEDIHFKESTSELHNDSLLAGHPQKETDEVIPVQLPHSPGRLGSEQLPPKVVDKLSSISPVNSPHSLHTSKSNAEQHKSSKRVLHVSTNSTQKKVDNRSSKNLNSISSSPSQVTTHKKKPASSAETSKTTPKTLLQAVEVPVTTENLKEFDAFHVDRIEVGMEEKNSLYTVSRTPDKTMKNLIAAAQAKRKQVAQAQCHPLSIYYTQGGTPSPSTIQPFLSVANNIDQADWQGVLEHPTLASPSTSGYQSISQNQPDAEENEEKIVSPVQKDVRGSLSGGTDAAIARDAFEGMIETLSRTKESIGRATRLAIDCAKYGIANEVVQLLIRKLENETSFHRKVDLFFLVDSITQCSHNQKGIAGASYIPTVQGGLPRLLSAAAPPGASASENRRQCLKVLRLWLERKIFPESVLRRYMDDMTVSCSFRRPSRAERSLDDPIRELEDMFVDEYGSNTFQLPGFLSSCVFEEDEDNDFPSNASPADATRIIVDSETSTVTPSDKRHCVLEDVDGELEMEDVSGHLKEERPLLLNSPSEKNSQLQGSEMILDPASNISAEIPDILEGSPPLPLDSPPSPPPLPSSPPPLPPPSPPPSLISQTSGPGQPPLFSQTTVPPQSSQQSSPLSGCQHSVPHDFSGSTNGNQIVQLAGNSLTGSHNSSVVKSEILQQPSACFPAMAGCNSQEPSGFNPPRQLEYGQNDMYLNSQGPQPNMQFQPANPPFAPRHMHPALPQNSSNQYSYPKPTIPQHLPHSFHPPFSLPSVPDGQRQFGANEQWRMPSSEFITNNQQGLWMGRNPSCPGGPPFGQEGFFRPPLERPPINNVGFQHPNPSNIPAHPMTGHGVPQMLSCTPDIPALNFWRPT